The following coding sequences are from one Marinilabiliales bacterium window:
- the galE gene encoding UDP-glucose 4-epimerase GalE, with translation MHNILVTGGTGYIGSHTAVELIEKGFNVLIADNLSNSSVEVLDGIEKITGVRPGFEKIDLCDGPHLRDYFTSSPGIDAVIHFAAAKAVGESVEKPLMYYRNNLVSLINLLEEMEQHGTVPLVFSSSCTVYGQPDKLPVTEEAPVKKAESPYGNTKKISEDIIAGTVAASGRLRAISLRYFNPIGAHPSALIGELPLGVPENLVPFITQTAIGMRDELKVFGNDYNTPDGSCIRDYLHVTDLAKAHVTAVKRLLENRNKSGYEVFNLGTGKGVSVLEMIKTFEKVTSVRLKYKITGRRAGDIEQVWADTTLANNELGWKAESSLEETLASAWKWEQYYRKMKDKK, from the coding sequence ATGCATAATATTCTTGTTACCGGCGGCACAGGTTACATTGGTTCACACACTGCCGTCGAGCTTATCGAAAAGGGTTTCAACGTACTCATTGCCGATAACCTGTCCAACTCATCAGTTGAGGTTCTTGATGGGATTGAGAAGATAACCGGGGTAAGGCCCGGTTTTGAAAAGATCGACCTTTGCGACGGACCTCATCTGCGCGATTATTTCACGTCCAGCCCCGGCATTGATGCCGTAATTCATTTCGCTGCAGCCAAGGCGGTGGGCGAGTCGGTCGAAAAACCGCTGATGTACTACCGCAACAACCTTGTATCGCTTATAAACCTGCTTGAGGAGATGGAGCAACACGGTACAGTCCCGCTGGTCTTCTCATCCTCCTGCACCGTTTACGGGCAGCCCGATAAGCTGCCGGTTACAGAGGAAGCGCCGGTAAAAAAGGCCGAGTCACCTTACGGCAATACAAAGAAGATCTCCGAAGATATAATTGCCGGCACCGTTGCAGCATCGGGCAGGCTCAGAGCGATATCACTCCGCTATTTCAACCCGATAGGTGCACACCCCTCGGCATTAATAGGAGAACTGCCACTGGGGGTCCCGGAAAACCTTGTGCCTTTCATTACACAGACCGCGATCGGGATGAGGGATGAGCTTAAGGTTTTCGGGAATGACTACAACACTCCCGACGGATCCTGCATAAGGGACTACCTGCATGTGACCGACCTGGCAAAGGCCCACGTAACAGCAGTAAAAAGACTTCTTGAAAACAGGAACAAAAGCGGCTATGAAGTATTCAACCTGGGTACAGGGAAGGGTGTTTCGGTACTGGAGATGATAAAGACCTTTGAAAAGGTGACCTCGGTCAGGCTTAAATACAAAATAACAGGCAGGCGCGCCGGCGACATTGAGCAGGTGTGGGCAGACACCACCCTGGCTAACAATGAGCTGGGCTGGAAAGCCGAAAGCAGCCTTGAAGAAACACTTGCTTCGGCATGGAAATGGGAGCAGTACTACAGGAAAATGAAGGATAAAAAGTAA
- a CDS encoding N-acetyltransferase, translated as MSEDKGYQAHETAVIDEGCKIGKGTRIWHFSHIMPGCTIGENCNLGQNVVVSPGVVLGRNVKVQNNVSIYTGVICEDDVFLGPSMVFTNIVNPRSAVVRKEQYVKTLVGRGASIGANATIICGNNIGRYAFIGAGAVITKEVRPYALVVGNPARQTGWMSEYGHRLDFDKEGFATCPEGGEKYRLENGEVKKLE; from the coding sequence ATGAGCGAAGATAAGGGTTACCAGGCTCACGAAACAGCCGTAATTGACGAGGGTTGCAAGATTGGAAAGGGTACACGGATATGGCACTTTTCGCATATCATGCCCGGCTGCACCATTGGCGAGAACTGCAACCTGGGGCAGAACGTGGTGGTTTCGCCCGGTGTGGTTCTGGGACGTAACGTGAAAGTGCAGAACAATGTATCGATATATACAGGGGTGATATGTGAGGATGATGTCTTCCTGGGGCCCTCCATGGTGTTTACCAACATTGTGAACCCCAGGAGCGCCGTTGTGAGAAAAGAGCAGTACGTCAAAACTCTGGTGGGAAGGGGGGCAAGCATTGGCGCCAACGCCACCATTATCTGCGGAAACAATATAGGCCGATACGCCTTTATAGGCGCAGGCGCAGTGATAACCAAAGAGGTCAGGCCATATGCCCTTGTCGTGGGAAACCCGGCGCGGCAGACAGGATGGATGAGTGAGTATGGCCACAGGCTCGATTTTGACAAAGAGGGCTTTGCAACATGCCCTGAAGGGGGAGAGAAGTACAGGCTGGAAAACGGGGAAGTGAAAAAGCTGGAATGA
- a CDS encoding nucleotidyl transferase AbiEii/AbiGii toxin family protein, with the protein MVDINKHRFFIVQLLKSIYSDIILGNNLGFKGGTALMLFYDLPRYSIDLDFNLLNPSRSTEVFNRTLDIAAGYGKIKDEAIKHFGMIIVLDYGPGEHNLKIEISGRLVNDSYEVKNYLGIPMQVMQLPDMFSHKLCALTDRKMIANRDIFDCWFLMKRRTPLNQKIIEDRMKTDLHAYLQQCIDRIEQVNEKRILSGLGELMDEEIKKFVRTKLKAETISLLKTYRQFPI; encoded by the coding sequence ATGGTTGATATAAACAAACACAGGTTTTTTATCGTACAGCTTTTAAAAAGCATATACTCCGACATAATCCTGGGTAATAATCTCGGTTTCAAAGGTGGAACTGCCCTGATGCTGTTTTATGACCTTCCACGATACTCCATTGATTTGGATTTCAATTTACTGAACCCCTCCAGGTCGACTGAGGTTTTCAATAGAACGCTTGACATTGCTGCCGGTTATGGAAAAATAAAGGACGAGGCAATAAAGCATTTCGGAATGATTATCGTTTTGGATTACGGTCCGGGTGAGCACAATCTTAAGATTGAAATATCCGGCAGGCTGGTAAATGACAGCTATGAAGTAAAGAACTACCTGGGCATACCCATGCAGGTGATGCAGCTTCCCGATATGTTCTCGCATAAACTTTGTGCCCTGACTGACAGGAAAATGATTGCAAACCGGGATATTTTTGACTGCTGGTTCCTCATGAAGCGCCGTACCCCACTGAACCAAAAGATTATTGAAGATCGCATGAAAACAGATTTACACGCATACTTACAACAGTGTATTGACAGGATAGAACAAGTTAATGAAAAACGGATACTCAGCGGTCTTGGTGAACTTATGGATGAGGAAATCAAAAAATTTGTCAGAACCAAACTAAAGGCAGAAACCATAAGCCTGCTTAAAACATACAGGCAATTTCCGATATGA
- the rfbB gene encoding dTDP-glucose 4,6-dehydratase, translating into MQKTILITGGAGFIGSHVVRRFVRNYPGCRIVNLDKLTYAGNLENLTDIESEPNYNFVKGDIADQEFIDGLFSKHSFDGVIHLAAESHVDRSISGPMEFITANIIGTVNLLNAFKEQAGNHEGKLFYHISTDEVYGSLGSEGLFTEETAYDPRSPYSASKAGSDHMVRAWHHTYGIPVVISNCSNNYGPNQFPEKLIPLAINNILNSKPVPVYGKGENVRDWLYVEDHATAIDLIFHKGLTGETYNVGGNNEWRNIDLVKLLCGIMDRHLDRRPGTSAKLITFVKDRAGHDMRYAIDNSKVSRDLGWKPSVSFEEGLDRTVGWYLENEKWLKGVLSGGYRDYYQKQYTER; encoded by the coding sequence ATGCAGAAAACGATTCTGATAACAGGAGGAGCAGGTTTCATCGGCTCGCACGTGGTAAGGCGGTTTGTAAGGAATTACCCCGGCTGCCGCATAGTGAACCTCGACAAGCTTACCTACGCGGGAAACCTGGAGAACCTTACCGATATCGAAAGTGAACCCAATTACAACTTTGTAAAAGGCGACATTGCCGACCAGGAATTCATTGATGGCCTGTTCTCGAAGCACAGTTTCGACGGGGTGATACACCTGGCTGCCGAATCACATGTCGACAGGTCCATCAGCGGCCCTATGGAATTTATAACAGCCAACATCATAGGAACGGTTAACCTGCTGAATGCTTTCAAAGAGCAGGCAGGCAACCATGAAGGGAAACTGTTCTACCACATCTCCACCGACGAGGTTTACGGCTCACTCGGCAGTGAGGGGCTTTTCACTGAAGAGACCGCCTATGATCCGCGTAGTCCCTATTCCGCCTCCAAGGCAGGCTCAGACCATATGGTACGTGCCTGGCACCACACCTATGGCATTCCGGTGGTCATATCAAACTGCTCGAACAATTACGGACCCAACCAGTTTCCCGAAAAGCTCATACCCCTGGCGATCAACAATATCTTAAACAGCAAGCCTGTGCCTGTTTACGGGAAGGGGGAGAATGTAAGGGACTGGCTCTATGTTGAGGACCACGCCACGGCCATAGACCTTATCTTTCACAAGGGCCTCACAGGCGAGACATACAACGTGGGAGGCAACAACGAGTGGCGCAATATAGACCTTGTAAAGCTGCTCTGCGGGATAATGGACCGTCATCTGGACCGCAGGCCCGGCACATCGGCAAAGCTGATCACCTTTGTGAAGGACAGGGCCGGCCATGACATGCGCTATGCCATCGACAACTCAAAGGTAAGCCGGGATCTGGGCTGGAAACCTTCAGTCTCATTCGAGGAGGGACTGGACCGCACCGTAGGGTGGTACCTGGAAAATGAAAAGTGGCTGAAGGGTGTTCTCAGCGGCGGCTACAGGGATTACTACCAGAAACAGTATACCGAGCGGTAA
- a CDS encoding nucleotide sugar dehydrogenase has translation MYEELIKKEKKISLIGLGYVGLPIALEFAKKVPVIGFDIKPDRIEMMKKGIDPSRELDAEAFEGCDIVFTSDPADLKGADFHIVAVPTPIDDHNLPDLTPVLKASETVGRILKKGDYVVYESTVYPGCTEEDCVPVLEELSGLKSGTDFKVGFSPERINPGDREHTLTKIVKVVSGNDEEALENIARTYELIIEAGVHRASSIKVAEAAKIIENTQRDINIAFMNELAMIFNRMNINTHEVLEAAGTKWNFLGFYPGLVGGHCIGVDPYYLTHKARELGYHSQIITAGRYINDSMGRYVARQTIKKISSLGKNSMQSHILIMGVTFKENVSDIRNSKVADVYNELKAYGVKHIDVVDPCASSDEVEEEYGFRLKEKPGKDYDAVIVAVNHKEYMGLPADWFREVTNTNALLVDVKSIYREQFVNGQDGLHYWSL, from the coding sequence ATGTACGAAGAACTAATAAAAAAGGAGAAGAAGATTTCGCTGATCGGACTTGGTTATGTAGGCCTCCCGATAGCTCTTGAATTTGCAAAAAAAGTGCCGGTCATCGGATTTGACATCAAACCCGACCGTATCGAGATGATGAAAAAGGGGATAGACCCGAGCAGGGAGCTGGACGCGGAAGCCTTTGAGGGGTGCGACATAGTGTTCACCTCCGACCCGGCCGACCTGAAAGGGGCCGATTTCCACATCGTGGCTGTGCCAACCCCTATAGACGATCACAACCTGCCCGACCTGACACCCGTTTTGAAGGCCTCGGAGACTGTAGGCAGGATACTAAAGAAGGGTGATTACGTGGTTTACGAATCGACGGTATATCCCGGATGCACGGAAGAGGACTGCGTGCCGGTGCTGGAGGAGCTGAGCGGACTTAAGTCCGGTACCGATTTCAAGGTGGGCTTCTCGCCCGAAAGAATCAATCCCGGCGACAGGGAGCATACCCTTACAAAGATCGTAAAGGTGGTGAGCGGCAATGATGAAGAGGCTCTTGAAAACATTGCAAGGACATATGAGCTGATCATTGAAGCCGGCGTGCACCGGGCCAGCTCGATAAAGGTGGCAGAAGCGGCCAAGATAATCGAGAACACCCAGCGCGACATCAATATCGCATTCATGAACGAGCTGGCGATGATATTCAACAGGATGAATATCAACACCCATGAGGTACTAGAGGCGGCCGGCACAAAATGGAACTTCCTGGGGTTTTATCCCGGACTGGTGGGGGGGCATTGCATAGGGGTCGATCCCTATTACCTCACACATAAGGCAAGGGAGCTGGGCTACCATTCGCAGATAATAACGGCGGGACGCTATATCAACGACTCCATGGGAAGGTACGTTGCCAGGCAGACCATCAAGAAGATCAGTTCGCTCGGGAAAAACAGCATGCAGTCGCACATACTGATAATGGGGGTCACCTTCAAGGAGAACGTGAGCGACATAAGAAACTCAAAGGTGGCTGATGTCTATAACGAGCTTAAGGCTTACGGCGTAAAGCATATCGACGTGGTCGATCCCTGTGCCTCCTCAGATGAAGTCGAAGAGGAGTACGGGTTCAGGCTGAAAGAGAAGCCGGGGAAGGACTACGATGCGGTGATAGTGGCCGTGAACCACAAAGAGTACATGGGGTTGCCGGCCGACTGGTTCAGGGAGGTTACCAATACCAACGCGCTTCTGGTTGACGTTAAAAGCATATACAGGGAACAATTTGTAAACGGACAGGACGGACTTCATTACTGGAGCCTGTAG
- a CDS encoding gfo/Idh/MocA family oxidoreductase produces the protein MSVKQKNFALIGVAGYIAVRHLQAIKETGNRLLASLDPFDSVGTIDAYFPEADFFVEFERFDRHIDKLKRTGTNVDYVSICSPNYLHDSHIRFAMRQGADAICEKPVVLNPWNLDALGEIEKETGKKIYNILQLRLHPSIIELREKIMKEPPEKIHDIDLSYITSRGNWYHISWKGDMQKSGGVATNIGVHFFDMLTWIFGPVRENIVHLSDSRRAAGYLTLEKARVRWLLSIDHDDLPQQLKERGQRTYRSITIDGDEIEFSDGFTNLHTQTYREILAGKGYGLEESRRSIETVYTIRNSLAVGLKGEYHPHLKKITGT, from the coding sequence ATGTCAGTGAAACAAAAGAATTTTGCGCTCATAGGTGTCGCCGGCTACATTGCCGTAAGACACCTGCAGGCTATAAAGGAGACCGGTAACAGGCTGCTGGCCTCACTGGATCCTTTCGACAGTGTGGGGACTATAGATGCCTACTTCCCGGAGGCCGACTTTTTTGTTGAATTCGAAAGGTTCGACAGGCATATCGACAAGCTGAAACGTACAGGCACCAATGTCGACTACGTGAGCATATGCTCGCCAAACTACCTTCATGACTCCCACATCAGGTTCGCCATGCGACAGGGAGCCGATGCCATTTGCGAGAAGCCGGTGGTACTCAACCCGTGGAACCTCGATGCGCTGGGAGAGATCGAGAAGGAGACAGGGAAGAAGATCTACAACATACTGCAGCTCAGGCTCCACCCTTCAATCATTGAATTGCGTGAAAAGATTATGAAGGAGCCTCCTGAAAAGATACACGATATTGATCTCTCATACATAACAAGCCGCGGCAACTGGTACCACATATCATGGAAGGGAGATATGCAGAAGTCCGGCGGAGTGGCCACGAACATCGGCGTACACTTTTTCGATATGCTCACCTGGATATTCGGGCCGGTGCGGGAGAATATAGTCCATCTGTCCGACAGCCGCCGCGCGGCGGGGTATCTCACACTCGAGAAGGCAAGGGTGAGGTGGCTGCTCAGCATCGACCATGACGACCTGCCCCAACAGTTAAAGGAGCGGGGACAAAGGACCTACAGGTCAATAACGATCGACGGCGACGAGATTGAGTTCAGCGACGGTTTTACCAACCTGCATACACAAACATACAGGGAGATACTTGCCGGGAAGGGGTACGGGCTCGAAGAGTCGAGGCGGTCGATCGAAACAGTCTATACCATAAGGAACTCCCTGGCGGTCGGACTGAAGGGGGAGTATCACCCGCACCTGAAAAAAATTACCGGTACCTGA
- a CDS encoding DegT/DnrJ/EryC1/StrS family aminotransferase, whose protein sequence is MEKIVMVDLPGQYRRLKSEIDRAMNQVIESGAFINGPEVSSFRENLQSYLNAGHAVTCGNGTDALQIALMALDLKPGDEVITTPFTFIATVEAIALLGLKPVFADVCPRCFNIDARAIEKAVTRKTKVILPVHLYGQCANMDAIMEIAGKHNIYVIEDAAQSLGSEYTFENGLVKKAGTIGHIGCTSFFPSKNLGCFGDGGAILTNTPELAAKMKAITHHGSTVKYYHDMVGVNSRLDTLQAAILDVKLKYLDKFNEARTEAAGYYDRALGDIGNLILPKRLRQSTHIFHAYTVRTPARYRDKLREFLGKRDIPTMIYYPLPMHLQKGYSGYGYQEGDFPVAEELCSTVLSLPMHTELKQDQMEYICAAVHDFFKNNPE, encoded by the coding sequence ATGGAAAAGATAGTTATGGTCGATCTTCCCGGTCAGTACCGGCGGTTAAAAAGTGAGATCGACAGGGCAATGAACCAGGTGATAGAATCGGGAGCCTTTATCAACGGCCCCGAGGTCAGTTCCTTCCGTGAAAACCTGCAGTCTTATCTAAATGCCGGACATGCGGTGACATGCGGCAACGGCACCGACGCCCTCCAGATAGCGCTTATGGCGCTCGACCTGAAGCCGGGCGATGAGGTGATCACCACACCCTTCACCTTTATTGCCACTGTTGAAGCCATAGCTTTACTCGGACTAAAACCGGTTTTTGCCGATGTCTGCCCCCGTTGCTTCAACATCGATGCAAGGGCCATCGAAAAGGCCGTCACCCGGAAGACGAAGGTCATACTGCCGGTACACCTTTACGGGCAGTGTGCCAACATGGACGCGATAATGGAGATAGCCGGCAAACATAATATATATGTAATTGAAGATGCAGCACAGTCGCTCGGCAGCGAATACACTTTTGAAAACGGACTGGTAAAGAAAGCCGGAACAATAGGTCATATAGGCTGCACCAGCTTCTTCCCCTCCAAGAACCTCGGTTGCTTCGGTGACGGGGGTGCGATCCTGACCAACACTCCCGAGCTTGCGGCAAAGATGAAGGCCATAACCCACCACGGATCAACGGTCAAATACTACCACGACATGGTGGGGGTCAACTCGAGGCTCGACACCCTGCAGGCGGCAATTCTCGATGTGAAGCTTAAGTACCTTGACAAATTCAATGAGGCAAGAACAGAGGCTGCCGGTTATTATGACAGGGCGCTCGGCGACATTGGCAACCTGATCCTCCCGAAAAGGCTCAGGCAGTCCACCCACATATTCCACGCCTACACGGTAAGGACTCCGGCCCGTTACAGGGACAAACTGCGTGAATTCCTGGGCAAACGCGACATTCCGACCATGATATACTATCCCCTGCCGATGCATCTTCAGAAGGGTTACTCAGGGTACGGCTACCAGGAAGGCGACTTCCCGGTTGCAGAAGAGCTTTGCTCAACAGTCCTCTCCCTTCCCATGCACACGGAGCTGAAACAGGATCAGATGGAGTACATCTGCGCAGCTGTTCACGACTTTTTCAAAAACAATCCAGAATGA